The Podospora pseudocomata strain CBS 415.72m chromosome 1 map unlocalized CBS415.72m_1, whole genome shotgun sequence genome has a segment encoding these proteins:
- a CDS encoding uncharacterized protein (COG:S; EggNog:ENOG503PDBN), which produces MFLSASFPREQANVADRTEETPPVTQQAQTNHSSRNYPTNQTFNTLINNLLTLIPTENKDKAQSLAKEIQDAYRQATTAAATSTGIDQTPSLLNLRKIVAKEVRAALRETQPTRLTQPTRTWADIAKGVTTPAPNQPAKVIPARLSREILIKGNDIPSDLAKRNALEAVQAINQASTTLCTPNTLFYIIPPITSDNDLPKLLNTPTKQVKRIKNLVSEHFGSASTRVDRPPMQGMFSRTFFVTLTDKREVVIQFRTEKLDLDAFRVAKGALGQVVPDAVALKDEELENEGVWVYSLERLPGKIWIHGVAGKGAEGRIAVNSRSGAGEAVSTKIWPHLEAILASPLDEVAAYRPLLQGFLGKLNEISKLPLWVSHYDLNDVNILIDETCEVTGLIDWELSTPKPFAVGLGRIHTLAGEYTGGEFWMPDEFEVAERAFWKELFAGMPQKTREMLEKNIGLVQDAVILGTLLNTFFWEDGKVGCGEVPMKALPKFLTYRIPQIRRDEPPYKE; this is translated from the exons ATGTTTTTATCAGCCAGCTTTCCCAGAGAGCAAGCCAACGTAGCGGACAGAACCGAAGAAACTCCCCCAGTCACCCAACAAGCTCAGACCAACCACAGCTCCAGAAACTACCCAACCAACCAGACCTTCAATACCCTAATtaacaacctcctcacccttaTACCGACGGAGAACAAGGACAAAGCTCAAAGCTTAGCCAAAGAGATTCAGGATGCCTACCGACAGGCTActacagcagcagcaacctctACCGGAATCGACCAAACTCCCTCCTTGCTCAACCTCCGAAAAATAGTCGCCAAGGAAGTAAGAGCAGCACTCCGCGAAACCCAACCAACGAGACTTACTCAACCTACTCGCACCTGGGCCGATATTGCAAAGGGAGTAACTACCCCAGCACCGAACCAACCAGCCAAAGTAATTCCTGCCAGACTAAGCCGGGAGATTCTGATCAAAGGAAACGACATACCATCCGACCTGGCCAAGCGCAATGCCCTCGAAGCCGTACAAGCCATCAACCAAGCCTCCA CTACGCTTTGCACGCCAAACACTCTATTTTACATCATTCCTCCCATTACCTCCGACAATGACCTCCCCAAGTTGCTCAACACGCCAACGAAACAAGTCAAGCGTATCAAGAATCTAGTGTCAGAGCATTTTGGAAGCGCCTCCACGCGCGTCGACAGGCCGCCAATGCAGGGGATGTTCAGCCGGACCTTCTTTGTAACGCTGACTGACAAACGCGAAGTGGTCATCCAATTCCGAACCGAGAAACTGGATCTCGACGCCTTCAGGGTAGCCAAAGGCGCCCTGGGCCAAGTCGTCCCCGATGCTGTGGCTCTCAAAGACGAAGAGCTGGAGAACGAGGGCGTCTGGGTTTActccctcgagcgtctgccgggAAAGATATGGATCCACGGCGTCGCCGGCAAGGGCGCTGAAGGCCGTATTGCCGTCAACAGTCGCTCGGGCGC TGGCGAGGCTGTGTCAACCAAAATCTGGCCGCATCTTGAGGCCATACTGGCCAGCCCATTGGATGAAGTCGCAGCATACCGGCCCTTGCTACAAGGATTTCTTGGCAAGCTGAACGAGATTAGCAAGCTGCCGCTTTGGGTCTCGCACTACGACCTCAACGACGTCAACATCCTGATCGACGAAACTTGTGAAGTTACCGGCCTGATCGACTGGGAGTTGTCGACGCCGAAACCCTTTGCTGTGGGTCTTGGCCGCATTCACACCCTGGCTGGCGAATATACGGGGGGCGAGTTTTGGATGCCGGACGAGTTCGAGGTTGCTGAGCGAGCCTTTTGGAAGGAGCTTTTTGCTGGGATGCCCCAGAAGACTCGTgagatgttggagaagaatatCGGTCTCGTCCAGGATGCCGTTATTCTCGGCACGCTCTTAAACACCTTTTTCTGGGAGGATGGAAAAGTAGGCTGCGGCGAGGTACCAATGAAGGCCCTTCCTAAATTCCTTACCTATCGGATTCCCCAGATAAGGAGGGATGAGCCTCCGTATAAGGAGTAG